A genomic window from Micromonospora sp. WMMA1947 includes:
- the tuf gene encoding elongation factor Tu: MAKAKFERTKPHVNIGTIGHIDHGKTTLTAAITKVLHDQYPDLNPYTPFDEIDKAPEEKARGITISIAHVEYQTEARHYAHVDCPGHADYIKNMITGAAQMDGAILVVAATDGPMPQTREHVLLARQVGVPYIVVALNKSDMVDDEELLELVELEVRELLSSQEYPGDDLPVVRVSALKALEGDPEWTGKLMDLMNAVDTAIPQPERETEKPFLMPIEDVFTITGRGTVVTGRAERGILKPNEEVEIVGIREKSMKTTCTGIEMFRKLLDEARAGENVGLLLRGIKREDVERGMVVIKPGTTTPHTEFEATVYILSKEEGGRHTPFFQNYRPQFYFRTTDVTGVVTLPEGTEMVMPGDNTSMTVKLIQPIAMEENLKFAIREGGRTVGAGRVTKIIK, translated from the coding sequence GTGGCGAAGGCGAAGTTCGAGCGGACTAAGCCGCACGTCAACATCGGCACCATTGGTCACATCGACCACGGTAAGACGACGCTGACGGCGGCCATCACCAAGGTCCTGCACGACCAGTACCCGGACCTGAACCCGTACACGCCGTTCGACGAGATCGACAAGGCGCCGGAGGAGAAGGCCCGCGGCATCACGATCTCCATCGCGCACGTCGAGTACCAGACCGAGGCGCGTCACTACGCGCACGTCGACTGCCCCGGTCACGCCGACTACATCAAGAACATGATCACCGGTGCCGCGCAGATGGACGGCGCGATCCTGGTGGTGGCGGCGACCGACGGCCCGATGCCGCAGACCCGCGAGCACGTGCTGCTGGCCCGTCAGGTCGGTGTGCCGTACATCGTCGTGGCGCTCAACAAGAGCGACATGGTCGACGACGAGGAGCTCCTGGAGCTCGTCGAGCTCGAGGTCCGTGAGCTGCTCTCCTCGCAGGAGTACCCGGGTGACGACCTGCCGGTCGTCCGGGTCTCGGCGCTGAAGGCCCTCGAGGGCGACCCGGAGTGGACCGGGAAGCTCATGGACCTGATGAACGCCGTGGACACCGCGATCCCGCAGCCGGAGCGCGAGACCGAGAAGCCGTTCCTCATGCCCATCGAGGACGTCTTCACCATCACCGGTCGCGGCACCGTGGTCACCGGTCGCGCCGAGCGCGGCATCCTCAAGCCGAACGAGGAGGTGGAGATCGTCGGCATCCGCGAGAAGTCGATGAAGACCACCTGCACCGGCATCGAGATGTTCCGCAAGCTGCTCGACGAGGCCCGCGCGGGCGAGAACGTCGGTCTGCTGCTGCGCGGCATCAAGCGCGAGGACGTCGAGCGCGGCATGGTCGTCATCAAGCCGGGCACCACGACCCCGCACACGGAGTTCGAGGCGACGGTCTACATCCTCTCCAAGGAGGAGGGCGGCCGGCACACCCCGTTCTTCCAGAACTACCGCCCGCAGTTCTACTTCCGGACCACGGACGTCACCGGCGTCGTCACGCTGCCCGAGGGCACCGAGATGGTCATGCCGGGCGACAACACCTCGATGACGGTGAAGCTGATCCAGCCCATCGCCATGGAGGAGAACCTGAAGTTCGCGATCCGCGAGGGTGGTCGTACGGTCGGCGCGGGTCGCGTCACCAAGATCATCAAGTGA